The proteins below come from a single Burkholderia contaminans genomic window:
- a CDS encoding pyridoxal phosphate-dependent decarboxylase family protein — MDELALLADADRRAHAYLAATNERRAFPDAAALAGLAAFDEPLPDTGRPADDVLRLLDERGTPATVASNGPNYFGFVIGATLPVAAAAERLMLAWDQCASSYANSPVAATIERQAARWVVDVLGLPEGSAVGFGTSATACTLVALVAARRALLARKGWDIDADGLIGAPEVKVVISELAHITVKKALRVLGFGMKRLIVAPVDVHGRIDPAQLPPLDDMTILCVQAGEVNTGEFDPFAALIPPAKAAGAWVHVDGAFGLWARASSKRALTDGIDGADSWTTDGHKWLNTPYDGAMVICRDAAALATAMNSDAVYLSGAQDAQKNLNLEFSRRARGIPVWAALRSLGRAGVATMVERHCAQAARVADGLRAAGYDVLNRVVLNQVLVRAGTDDETAAILAAAQASGDVWFGATVWQGRPAFRISVSSWRTEDAHIDRLVALLTELRGVHVR; from the coding sequence ATGGACGAACTTGCATTGCTGGCCGACGCCGATCGGCGCGCGCACGCGTATCTGGCCGCGACGAACGAGCGGCGCGCGTTTCCCGACGCGGCCGCACTGGCCGGCCTGGCGGCGTTCGACGAGCCGCTGCCCGATACGGGCCGCCCGGCCGACGACGTCCTGCGCCTGCTCGACGAGCGCGGCACGCCTGCGACCGTCGCGTCGAATGGCCCGAACTACTTCGGCTTCGTGATCGGCGCCACGCTGCCGGTCGCGGCTGCGGCCGAGCGGTTGATGCTCGCATGGGACCAGTGCGCGTCGTCGTATGCGAATTCACCGGTGGCCGCGACGATCGAGCGCCAGGCCGCGCGCTGGGTCGTCGACGTGCTCGGGTTGCCCGAAGGCAGCGCGGTCGGTTTCGGTACGAGCGCGACGGCCTGCACGCTCGTCGCGCTGGTGGCCGCGCGGCGCGCGCTGCTCGCGCGCAAGGGCTGGGACATCGACGCCGATGGCCTGATCGGCGCGCCCGAAGTGAAGGTCGTGATCTCCGAGCTGGCGCACATCACGGTGAAGAAGGCGCTGCGCGTGCTCGGTTTCGGGATGAAGCGCCTCATCGTCGCACCGGTCGACGTGCACGGCCGGATCGACCCGGCGCAGTTGCCGCCGCTCGACGACATGACGATCCTCTGCGTGCAGGCCGGCGAAGTGAACACAGGCGAGTTCGATCCGTTCGCGGCGCTGATTCCGCCCGCGAAGGCGGCCGGTGCGTGGGTGCACGTCGACGGCGCGTTCGGCCTGTGGGCCCGCGCATCGTCGAAGCGCGCGCTGACGGACGGCATCGACGGCGCGGACAGCTGGACCACCGACGGCCACAAGTGGCTCAACACGCCGTACGACGGCGCGATGGTGATCTGCCGCGACGCGGCCGCGCTCGCGACCGCGATGAACAGCGACGCCGTGTACCTGAGCGGCGCGCAGGACGCGCAGAAGAACCTGAACCTCGAGTTCTCGCGGCGCGCGCGCGGCATTCCCGTGTGGGCTGCATTGCGTTCGCTCGGCCGCGCCGGCGTGGCCACGATGGTCGAGCGGCATTGCGCGCAGGCGGCGCGCGTTGCGGACGGCCTGCGTGCCGCCGGCTACGACGTGCTGAACCGCGTCGTGCTGAACCAGGTGCTCGTGCGCGCCGGCACCGACGACGAAACGGCGGCGATCCTCGCGGCCGCGCAGGCGTCGGGCGACGTGTGGTTCGGCGCGACGGTGTGGCAGGGGCGGCCGGCGTTCCGGATCAGCGTGTCGTCGTGGCGCACCGAAGATGCGCACATCGATCGTCTCGTGGCCTTGCTGACGGAGCTACGCGGCGTGCACGTGCGCTGA
- a CDS encoding ABC transporter ATP-binding protein, with translation MNETRASHPLTEVLRAYWQADRLTLLTVVAVVILSSASAVAAPYLFSRLIDALSHRGVLHALIAGFVVYAVLLGLSSTLQRAVQYLAFMSAQNLGFITSTRFFERILKKTTAFFVEHNPAEIQSANERGSRALSVLVQLGLMDLIPGTLQIVLTLVTLGALINVEVVAITAAYGAVAVTIAIVAARRSRAFLDRAIEAGQENARFVGGAINAMETLRHFGSHRWMSERFSEKARVVRDNWRAYVLQHVVYLALLGLGLAIQFSVTFWLLLPRHEAGALSIGDIVLFNTLLLQLNQPFEMIARAVDECARSRAALVPFAALWTAPEERQVSHAAAFVPQDGRIVFDRVAYAYDNGRGVTDVDFVAERGAITFLVGETGAGKSTVFKLALKSIEPTGGRILVDGVDLAEIDRADWYGAVAVVPQDVVLLNESLEDNILLGRPRDARRLQEAAAKATILTFIESLPDGFRTTVGERGLKLSGGERQRIAIARALYGDPTVLFLDEASSALDEATERDIMEHVRLLARDVTVVAITHRRSVIGPADKVVRLGDARVPA, from the coding sequence ATGAACGAAACCCGTGCGTCGCATCCGCTCACCGAGGTCCTGCGGGCCTATTGGCAGGCCGATCGCCTGACGTTGCTGACGGTCGTGGCAGTCGTCATCCTGTCGAGCGCGAGCGCGGTTGCCGCGCCTTACCTGTTCTCGCGCTTGATCGATGCGCTGTCGCACCGCGGCGTGCTCCACGCGCTGATCGCGGGCTTCGTGGTCTATGCGGTGCTGCTTGGCCTTTCCAGCACGCTGCAACGCGCGGTTCAGTACCTGGCATTCATGAGCGCGCAGAATCTGGGATTCATCACGAGCACGCGCTTTTTCGAGCGCATCCTGAAGAAGACCACGGCGTTCTTCGTCGAGCACAATCCCGCGGAAATCCAGAGCGCGAACGAGCGTGGCAGCCGGGCGCTGTCGGTGCTCGTGCAACTGGGGCTGATGGACCTGATCCCCGGCACGCTGCAGATCGTGCTGACGCTCGTCACGCTCGGCGCATTGATCAATGTCGAGGTCGTGGCCATCACCGCCGCTTACGGCGCGGTCGCGGTGACGATCGCGATCGTTGCCGCGCGGCGCTCGCGCGCGTTCCTCGATCGTGCGATCGAGGCCGGGCAGGAGAATGCCCGTTTCGTCGGCGGCGCGATCAATGCGATGGAGACGCTTCGGCACTTCGGCAGCCATCGCTGGATGAGCGAACGTTTCTCGGAGAAAGCGCGCGTCGTGCGCGACAACTGGCGCGCGTATGTGCTGCAGCACGTCGTCTATCTCGCGCTGCTGGGTCTCGGTCTTGCGATCCAGTTCTCGGTGACGTTCTGGCTGCTGCTGCCGCGCCATGAGGCGGGGGCGCTGTCGATCGGCGACATCGTGCTGTTCAACACGTTGCTGCTGCAGCTGAACCAGCCGTTCGAAATGATCGCGCGTGCGGTCGACGAGTGCGCACGCTCCCGCGCGGCGCTCGTGCCGTTCGCGGCGCTGTGGACGGCGCCCGAGGAGCGGCAGGTGTCGCACGCGGCGGCGTTCGTGCCGCAGGACGGGCGCATCGTGTTCGACCGCGTCGCCTATGCGTACGACAACGGTCGCGGCGTGACCGACGTCGACTTCGTTGCTGAACGTGGTGCGATTACGTTCCTCGTCGGCGAGACCGGTGCGGGGAAATCCACCGTCTTCAAGCTCGCGCTGAAGTCGATCGAGCCGACCGGCGGGCGCATTCTCGTCGACGGCGTCGATCTCGCGGAGATCGATCGCGCCGACTGGTACGGCGCGGTGGCCGTCGTGCCGCAGGATGTCGTGCTGCTGAACGAGAGCCTGGAAGACAACATCCTGCTCGGCCGGCCGCGCGACGCACGGCGTCTGCAGGAAGCGGCCGCGAAGGCGACGATCCTGACGTTCATCGAGAGCCTGCCGGACGGCTTCCGCACGACGGTGGGCGAGCGCGGGCTGAAGCTGTCAGGCGGCGAGCGCCAGCGCATCGCGATCGCCCGTGCGTTGTACGGCGATCCGACCGTGCTGTTCCTCGACGAAGCGAGTTCCGCGCTCGACGAAGCCACCGAGCGCGACATCATGGAACACGTGCGGCTGCTGGCCCGCGACGTCACGGTCGTGGCAATCACGCATCGGCGCTCGGTCATCGGGCCGGCCGACAAGGTCGTGCGGCTCGGCGACGCGCGTGTGCCTGCGTAG
- a CDS encoding cupin domain-containing protein yields the protein MSTHSPRELLKAADIAKMEPTRAVHSLNPNAVRFKRQLSDLTGLTQFGVHLLTLMPGHESAEYHRHLYEEEFVYVLSGTGAVTIGECTEAIGPGDFLGFPRGGEAHTVQNTGDAPLELLVGGQRLEHDVCEYPRLGKRLYVAGELEDYVDLPKQP from the coding sequence ATGTCGACCCATTCCCCCCGGGAACTGCTGAAGGCCGCCGATATCGCGAAGATGGAACCGACGCGCGCGGTGCATTCGCTGAATCCCAATGCCGTTCGCTTCAAGCGACAACTCAGCGACCTGACCGGCCTGACGCAATTCGGTGTCCACCTGCTCACGCTGATGCCCGGTCACGAATCGGCCGAGTATCACCGTCACCTGTACGAAGAAGAGTTCGTGTACGTGCTGTCCGGCACGGGCGCGGTCACGATCGGCGAGTGCACCGAGGCAATCGGACCCGGCGATTTCCTGGGCTTTCCGCGCGGCGGTGAAGCGCATACGGTGCAGAACACCGGCGATGCGCCGCTGGAGCTGCTCGTGGGCGGGCAGCGGCTCGAACACGACGTCTGCGAGTATCCGCGACTCGGCAAGCGGCTTTATGTCGCCGGTGAGCTCGAAGACTATGTCGATCTGCCGAAGCAGCCTTGA
- a CDS encoding ArsR/SmtB family transcription factor, with product MDDVTRISALANESRLAVMRWLKQPRKHFPPQPHGDFDELGVCCTYITEKLGIAPATTTRHMRILADAGLVQATRVGKFTYYKRIDGALQQLGRDLLQL from the coding sequence ATGGACGACGTCACCCGCATCAGCGCACTGGCCAACGAAAGCCGCCTGGCCGTGATGCGCTGGCTCAAGCAGCCGCGCAAGCATTTCCCGCCGCAACCGCACGGCGATTTCGACGAACTCGGCGTGTGCTGCACGTACATCACCGAGAAGCTCGGCATCGCGCCGGCCACGACCACGCGCCACATGCGCATCCTCGCGGATGCCGGGCTCGTGCAGGCCACCCGCGTCGGCAAGTTCACGTACTACAAGCGGATCGACGGCGCGCTGCAACAGCTCGGCCGCGATCTTTTGCAACTCTGA
- a CDS encoding GH92 family glycosyl hydrolase, giving the protein MKLRHVVGIGCLAVLSGCGGDQGSTDASVLAQMSNAQGSQNDQGNQNDQGDRNDQGENGGATKRSVLHSVDPMIGTANLDINADWSSGVRGHGHVYPGATVPFGMVQLGPDTTGGAHTLPWNWDRTSGYQYDDPFITGFTHTHLSGTGIGSGGEVRFLPTLAPVDAATLAKVAADASITYNASFSHDDETASPGYYRVKMAPVGSGNTPWNVQGATILAEMTATTHAGVHRYTYFPSAAAQKRSMIVSIDNPIGGSTASGKIQVIDAQTIAGWEITNNWANNKPTYFVARFSKPFDTKHVAFSADGFKAYLTFADGHDSGGAVTVKVGISPSSIADAQANLASEVGAKSFEQVRGAAERVWSAALDRIRIKGGSANQRTMFYTSLYRTMLAPTVYNNADGSYVGTDSTNDGTTSPPATSKHANPGFDYSSTFSLWDTFRAESPLMTLVQPERVDGWVKSLLTQFRQNGKGELPVWPLAQTETFTMAGHPSIPLIADAYLKHLTSAGIDDIWTALTTTQSASAHGFDQYRQSGYVYAGDNASVSTTQDYAFDDWATAAVGKAAGKSTADYRPYLQRSQNYRNVFNPVPNNGWKFAQPKDSQGNWVAGFDPTAAEKTDFSESNSWVDTWNIFHDFPGLVALLGGKSQFIAQLDRTFDPANPLTFLYNQGFPDLTGRSGQFFAGNEPANHLPYLYDVAGMPSKTQDRVRTVMDDMYSLTLTAGDRALLSGDSLKAALADPRRVRDSAIPGNDDCGQLSAWYVLSALGIYSLNPVGGVFYLGTPLFEEATIDIPVASAGGDGKGLKFGATRRFRVTAHTAGGGAPSSVNRYVQSVSLNGTPLHRPYITYDEMKAGGTLDFVMGATPNDAWVSTWNGQDPNSALAPSLALAGK; this is encoded by the coding sequence ATGAAGCTACGTCATGTGGTGGGTATCGGGTGCCTTGCCGTGCTGTCGGGGTGCGGGGGCGATCAGGGTTCGACGGATGCGAGCGTGCTCGCACAGATGTCGAACGCGCAGGGCAGCCAGAACGATCAAGGCAACCAGAACGACCAGGGTGATCGGAACGATCAAGGCGAAAACGGCGGTGCAACCAAACGGTCTGTGCTGCACAGCGTCGACCCGATGATCGGCACTGCGAATCTCGACATCAACGCGGACTGGAGTAGCGGCGTGCGCGGCCACGGCCACGTGTACCCGGGCGCGACCGTGCCGTTCGGGATGGTGCAGCTCGGGCCGGACACGACCGGCGGTGCGCACACGCTGCCGTGGAACTGGGATCGCACGTCGGGCTACCAGTACGACGATCCGTTCATCACCGGCTTTACGCATACGCACCTGTCGGGCACCGGCATCGGCTCGGGCGGCGAAGTGCGGTTCCTGCCGACGCTGGCGCCGGTCGATGCAGCGACGCTGGCGAAGGTCGCCGCCGATGCATCGATCACCTACAACGCATCGTTCAGCCACGACGACGAAACCGCGAGCCCCGGTTATTACCGCGTGAAGATGGCGCCGGTCGGCAGCGGCAACACGCCGTGGAACGTGCAGGGCGCGACGATCCTCGCGGAGATGACGGCCACCACGCATGCGGGCGTGCATCGCTACACGTATTTCCCGAGCGCGGCCGCGCAGAAGCGCAGCATGATCGTCAGCATCGACAACCCGATCGGCGGCTCGACCGCGAGCGGCAAGATCCAGGTCATCGATGCGCAGACGATCGCCGGCTGGGAGATCACGAACAACTGGGCGAACAACAAGCCGACGTATTTCGTCGCGCGTTTCTCGAAGCCGTTCGACACGAAGCACGTCGCGTTCAGTGCGGACGGCTTCAAGGCCTACCTGACGTTCGCCGATGGCCACGACAGCGGCGGCGCGGTCACTGTGAAGGTCGGCATCTCGCCGTCGAGCATCGCGGATGCGCAGGCCAATCTCGCATCGGAAGTGGGTGCGAAGTCGTTCGAACAGGTGCGCGGTGCGGCCGAACGTGTGTGGAGCGCCGCGCTCGACCGGATCCGGATCAAGGGCGGCAGCGCCAACCAGCGGACGATGTTCTACACGTCGCTGTATCGCACGATGCTCGCGCCGACCGTCTACAACAATGCGGACGGCAGCTACGTCGGCACCGATTCGACCAACGACGGCACGACGTCGCCGCCGGCCACGAGCAAGCATGCGAATCCGGGCTTCGACTATTCGTCGACGTTCTCGCTGTGGGACACCTTCCGCGCCGAGTCGCCGTTGATGACGCTGGTTCAGCCCGAGCGCGTCGACGGCTGGGTGAAGTCGCTGCTCACGCAGTTCAGGCAGAACGGCAAGGGCGAGCTGCCGGTGTGGCCGCTCGCGCAGACGGAAACCTTCACGATGGCCGGCCACCCGTCGATCCCGCTGATCGCCGATGCGTACCTGAAGCATCTGACGAGCGCGGGCATCGACGACATCTGGACCGCGCTGACGACCACGCAGAGCGCGAGCGCGCACGGCTTCGACCAGTACCGTCAGAGCGGCTACGTGTACGCCGGCGACAACGCGTCGGTGTCGACGACGCAGGATTACGCGTTCGACGACTGGGCGACGGCGGCAGTCGGCAAGGCGGCGGGCAAGAGCACGGCCGACTACCGGCCCTACCTGCAACGCAGCCAGAACTACCGCAACGTATTCAACCCGGTGCCGAACAACGGCTGGAAGTTTGCGCAGCCGAAGGATTCGCAGGGCAACTGGGTGGCGGGCTTCGATCCGACGGCGGCGGAGAAGACGGACTTCTCCGAATCGAATTCGTGGGTCGATACGTGGAACATCTTCCACGACTTCCCGGGCCTCGTCGCGTTGCTCGGCGGCAAGAGCCAGTTCATCGCGCAGCTCGATCGCACGTTCGATCCGGCGAACCCGCTGACCTTCCTCTACAACCAGGGCTTTCCGGACCTGACCGGCCGCAGCGGCCAGTTCTTCGCCGGCAACGAGCCGGCGAACCACCTGCCGTACCTGTACGACGTCGCGGGCATGCCGTCGAAGACGCAGGATCGCGTGCGCACGGTGATGGACGACATGTACTCGTTGACGCTGACGGCCGGCGATCGCGCGCTGTTGAGCGGCGACAGCCTGAAGGCCGCGCTGGCCGACCCGCGCCGCGTGCGCGATTCGGCGATTCCCGGCAATGACGATTGCGGGCAGTTGTCCGCGTGGTACGTGCTGTCCGCGCTCGGTATCTATTCGCTGAACCCGGTGGGCGGCGTGTTCTACCTCGGCACGCCGCTGTTCGAGGAAGCGACGATCGACATTCCGGTTGCGTCGGCAGGCGGGGACGGAAAGGGCCTGAAGTTCGGCGCGACGCGGCGCTTCAGGGTGACCGCGCATACGGCCGGCGGCGGCGCGCCGTCATCGGTGAATCGTTACGTCCAGTCGGTCAGCCTGAACGGCACGCCGCTGCATCGGCCGTACATCACGTACGACGAGATGAAGGCCGGCGGCACGCTCGACTTCGTGATGGGCGCGACGCCGAACGACGCATGGGTCAGCACCTGGAACGGGCAGGATCCGAACAGCGCGCTCGCGCCGTCGCTGGCGCTGGCCGGCAAGTAG
- a CDS encoding aldo/keto reductase: MEYRTLGRSGLKVPVLSFGAGTFGGTGPLFSAWGNTGVDEARRLIDICLDAGVNLFDTADVYSDGESERVLGAAINGRRDQVLISTKTGLPTGSGPNDAGTSRARLVRAVDDALRRLDTDYIDLLQLHAFDASTPVEEVMSTLDDLVRAGKLRYIGVSNFAGWQIMKSLAVADRHGWSRYVANQVYYSLVGRDYEWDLMPLGADQGLGALVWSPLGWGRLTGKIRRNAPLPEGSRLHETASFGPPVDDARLYDVVDALDAIAEETGKTVPQIALNWLLQRPTVSSVIIGARNEEQLRQNLGAVGWALTDAQVAKLDAASATQAPYPYFPYRRQQAFAQLNPPLRG, from the coding sequence ATGGAATACCGCACCCTCGGCCGCTCCGGCCTCAAGGTTCCCGTCCTGAGCTTCGGCGCGGGCACGTTCGGCGGCACCGGCCCGCTGTTCAGCGCATGGGGCAACACGGGTGTCGACGAAGCGCGCCGCCTGATCGACATCTGCCTCGACGCCGGCGTGAACCTGTTCGACACGGCCGACGTGTATTCGGACGGCGAATCCGAGCGCGTGCTCGGCGCCGCGATCAACGGACGTCGCGACCAGGTGCTGATCTCGACGAAGACGGGCCTGCCGACCGGCAGCGGCCCGAACGACGCAGGCACGTCGCGCGCGCGGCTGGTCCGCGCCGTCGACGACGCGCTGCGCCGCCTCGACACCGACTACATCGACCTGCTGCAACTCCACGCATTCGATGCGAGCACGCCGGTCGAGGAAGTGATGTCGACGCTCGACGATCTCGTGCGCGCCGGCAAGCTGCGCTACATCGGCGTGTCGAACTTCGCGGGGTGGCAGATCATGAAGTCGCTGGCGGTGGCCGATCGGCACGGCTGGTCGCGTTACGTGGCGAACCAGGTCTACTACTCGCTCGTCGGCCGCGACTACGAGTGGGACCTGATGCCGCTCGGCGCCGATCAGGGGCTCGGCGCACTCGTGTGGAGCCCGCTCGGCTGGGGCCGGCTCACCGGCAAGATCCGGCGCAACGCGCCGCTGCCCGAAGGCAGCCGCCTGCATGAAACGGCCAGCTTCGGGCCGCCGGTCGACGACGCGCGCCTGTACGACGTGGTCGATGCGCTCGACGCGATCGCGGAGGAAACCGGCAAGACCGTGCCGCAGATCGCGCTGAACTGGCTGCTGCAGCGCCCGACGGTATCGTCGGTGATCATCGGCGCGCGCAACGAGGAACAGCTGCGGCAGAACCTCGGCGCGGTCGGCTGGGCACTGACCGATGCGCAGGTCGCGAAGCTCGATGCGGCGAGCGCGACGCAAGCGCCTTATCCGTACTTCCCGTATCGCCGCCAGCAGGCGTTCGCGCAACTCAATCCGCCGCTGCGCGGGTGA
- a CDS encoding LysR family transcriptional regulator — translation MLLDNLALFLRIVEKGGLAAAGREFGLSPATVSERLTALERHYGAALLTRTTRAISLTDEGRTLVDGARRLLAEADELESRVRLGVQTLSGPVRLSAPADLGRERVVPVVDAFLAEHPGVTVDLHLGDGYVDVVGQGLDFAIRRGVLADSSLRSRSLGRARRVVCASPAYLAAHGTPRHPDDLAAHDCIVMRFGPNLYAEWPFSIDGEPRRVTVRGRRVANDGALVRAWCVAGYGVALKSLVDVEQDLASGALVEVLRAFSPGDVDLQIVYPGNAVQPRRVRALIDRLVEVLAGA, via the coding sequence ATGCTGCTCGACAATCTCGCGCTGTTCCTGCGCATCGTGGAGAAGGGCGGACTGGCCGCGGCGGGCCGCGAGTTCGGGCTGTCGCCGGCCACCGTGTCCGAGCGGCTGACCGCGCTCGAGCGCCACTACGGCGCGGCGCTGCTCACGCGCACCACACGCGCGATCAGCCTGACCGACGAAGGCCGCACGCTCGTCGACGGCGCGCGGCGCCTGCTGGCCGAGGCCGATGAGCTCGAAAGCCGCGTGCGGCTCGGCGTGCAGACACTGTCGGGCCCCGTGCGCCTGAGCGCGCCGGCCGATCTCGGACGCGAGCGCGTGGTGCCCGTCGTCGACGCGTTCCTCGCCGAGCATCCGGGCGTTACGGTCGATCTGCATCTGGGTGACGGCTACGTGGATGTCGTCGGGCAGGGGCTCGATTTCGCGATCCGCCGCGGGGTGCTCGCCGACAGCTCGCTGCGCAGCCGTTCGCTCGGCCGCGCGCGGCGCGTGGTGTGCGCGTCGCCCGCGTATCTCGCGGCGCATGGCACGCCGCGGCACCCGGACGATCTCGCCGCGCACGACTGCATCGTGATGCGCTTCGGGCCGAACCTGTATGCCGAATGGCCGTTCAGCATCGATGGCGAACCCCGGCGCGTGACGGTGCGCGGCCGGCGGGTGGCCAATGATGGCGCCCTCGTGCGCGCGTGGTGCGTCGCGGGGTACGGCGTCGCGCTGAAGTCGCTGGTCGACGTCGAACAGGATCTGGCGTCCGGTGCGCTCGTGGAAGTCCTGCGCGCGTTCTCGCCGGGCGACGTCGATTTGCAGATCGTCTATCCGGGCAACGCGGTGCAGCCGCGGCGCGTGCGGGCGCTGATCGACAGGTTGGTGGAGGTGCTGGCAGGCGCGTAA
- a CDS encoding GH92 family glycosyl hydrolase: MSRNWGWRTALLALCVVLSACGGDGDSPSVAAANMSAAAQPQGNENGNENKNDNDNGNENENDNGNDAARKNADIRVAQYVNPLIGTDYATDQPADPVGSGLGGGTFPGPTVPFGMMQWSPMTPTAQYDSSKGDGSGFSGGYWYGDTSINAFSILHLSGTGCWANGGYLNVMPQLAPGDAGAPASFSHANETAQAGYYGVTLGNGIKAELTTTLRTGFARFTYPALAQGQQATIAIDPTVLNNRAQGTTSDTISQVGDRALSGTIAGGGFCWAGHAVPVYYYAEFSQPFAAKPALSNNSPVTVTFNVDRKHPDVMMKLGISFVSEANAKANLRAENPETDAQGSRNWRFDKVRGAASAAWNARLNAIQVTGGSDADKTKFYTALYHASLHPNVFNDVNGQYPDFYASSGAAAAPTRQVEKGRTMYANFSGWDIDRSFIQLQALLDPVRTSDIVQSLVLDAKACGAFPRWAYFNTETAVMPGDAGSIIVANAHAFGATNFDTQAALSIMKSSTAPGAACAGTPVMGSRADYDRLGYVPSSGSGDNQTASNTLEYAVRDFAVSRFATALGDTATAGTLLKSSGNWHNLFDHGAIQPKTSAGAWVTDGTGFMEGNSEQYTWYVPHDLAGVVAQAGGAAPVVKRLDTFFTHLNIGTVQPYFYVGNEVTMAVPWVYAWAGAPSHTQRVLHASLANEFGTGAAGLPGNDDLGAISGWYVWAALGLYPVVPGVSGVALSSPQFEKITVRVGQKDGSYRLLHIVAPGAGSGDSASFYVKSLKLNGALYSAAWLPFEQIAKGGKLSYAMTSDASAATWGTDASAMPSFPQAASAP, encoded by the coding sequence ATGTCGAGGAACTGGGGGTGGAGAACGGCGCTGCTGGCGCTGTGCGTTGTCTTGTCTGCCTGCGGCGGGGATGGCGATTCGCCGTCGGTGGCCGCGGCGAACATGTCGGCTGCCGCGCAACCGCAGGGCAATGAAAACGGCAACGAAAACAAAAACGACAACGACAACGGCAACGAAAACGAAAACGACAACGGCAACGACGCGGCAAGGAAAAACGCCGACATTCGCGTCGCGCAATACGTCAATCCGCTGATCGGCACCGACTACGCGACCGACCAGCCGGCCGACCCGGTCGGCTCGGGTCTCGGCGGCGGCACGTTCCCGGGGCCGACGGTGCCGTTCGGGATGATGCAGTGGAGCCCGATGACACCGACCGCCCAATACGACAGCAGCAAGGGCGACGGCTCCGGTTTCTCCGGCGGCTACTGGTACGGCGACACGTCGATCAACGCATTCAGCATCCTGCACCTGAGCGGCACCGGCTGCTGGGCGAACGGTGGCTACCTGAACGTGATGCCGCAGCTCGCGCCTGGCGACGCCGGCGCGCCGGCCAGCTTCAGCCACGCGAACGAAACCGCGCAGGCCGGCTATTACGGCGTCACGCTCGGCAACGGCATCAAGGCGGAGCTGACGACGACGCTGCGCACCGGCTTCGCGCGCTTCACCTATCCGGCACTCGCGCAGGGCCAGCAGGCGACGATCGCGATCGATCCGACCGTGCTGAACAACCGTGCGCAGGGCACGACGAGCGACACGATCAGCCAGGTCGGCGACCGCGCGTTGTCGGGCACGATCGCGGGCGGCGGATTCTGCTGGGCCGGGCATGCGGTGCCCGTCTACTACTACGCGGAATTCAGCCAGCCGTTCGCGGCGAAGCCGGCGCTGTCGAACAACAGCCCGGTGACCGTCACGTTCAATGTCGACCGCAAGCATCCCGACGTGATGATGAAGCTCGGCATTTCGTTCGTCAGCGAAGCGAATGCGAAGGCGAACCTGCGCGCGGAGAATCCGGAAACGGATGCGCAAGGCAGCCGGAACTGGCGTTTCGACAAGGTGCGCGGCGCCGCGAGCGCCGCGTGGAATGCGCGCCTGAACGCGATCCAGGTTACGGGCGGCAGCGACGCCGACAAGACGAAGTTCTACACCGCGCTGTATCACGCGTCGCTGCACCCGAACGTGTTCAACGACGTGAACGGCCAGTACCCGGATTTCTACGCGTCGAGCGGCGCAGCGGCCGCGCCGACACGCCAGGTCGAGAAAGGCCGCACGATGTACGCGAATTTCTCCGGCTGGGACATTGACCGTTCGTTCATCCAGTTGCAGGCGCTGCTCGACCCGGTGCGGACCAGCGACATCGTGCAGTCGCTCGTGCTCGATGCGAAGGCGTGCGGCGCGTTCCCGCGCTGGGCGTACTTCAATACCGAGACGGCCGTGATGCCGGGCGACGCGGGCTCGATCATCGTCGCGAACGCGCATGCGTTCGGCGCGACGAACTTCGATACGCAGGCCGCGCTGTCGATCATGAAGAGCAGCACCGCGCCGGGCGCCGCGTGCGCCGGCACGCCGGTGATGGGCAGCCGCGCGGATTACGACCGGCTCGGCTACGTGCCGTCGTCGGGCTCGGGCGACAACCAGACCGCCTCGAACACGCTCGAATACGCGGTGCGCGATTTCGCGGTGTCGCGCTTCGCGACGGCGCTCGGCGATACGGCGACGGCCGGCACGCTGCTGAAGTCGAGCGGCAACTGGCACAACCTGTTCGACCACGGCGCGATCCAGCCGAAGACGTCGGCCGGCGCCTGGGTCACCGACGGCACCGGCTTCATGGAAGGCAACTCCGAGCAATACACGTGGTACGTGCCGCACGATCTCGCCGGCGTGGTCGCGCAGGCCGGCGGCGCCGCGCCGGTCGTCAAGCGGCTCGACACGTTCTTCACGCACCTGAACATCGGTACCGTGCAGCCGTACTTCTACGTCGGCAACGAAGTGACGATGGCCGTGCCGTGGGTCTATGCGTGGGCCGGTGCGCCGTCGCATACGCAGCGCGTGCTGCATGCGTCGCTCGCGAACGAGTTCGGCACCGGCGCGGCCGGGCTGCCGGGCAACGACGATCTCGGGGCGATCTCGGGCTGGTACGTGTGGGCCGCGCTCGGTCTCTATCCGGTCGTGCCGGGCGTGAGCGGCGTCGCACTGTCGAGCCCGCAGTTCGAGAAGATCACGGTGCGCGTCGGGCAGAAGGACGGCAGCTACCGCCTGCTGCACATCGTCGCGCCGGGCGCCGGCTCGGGCGACAGCGCGTCGTTCTACGTGAAGTCGCTGAAGCTGAACGGCGCACTGTACTCGGCCGCGTGGCTGCCGTTCGAGCAGATCGCGAAGGGCGGGAAGCTGTCGTACGCGATGACGTCCGACGCGAGCGCCGCGACCTGGGGCACCGACGCATCGGCCATGCCGTCGTTCCCGCAGGCGGCCAGCGCGCCGTAA